TTTTGAGGAGGGGGAGATGGACAAGCCCGCGTATTGCACACAGATGGATGGCAATTGCCCGATGTGCGCCCTATCGAGCTACGGCATGGACTGTCAGGGCCGCAACATCGCGGCGGTAGCACTCGGGCGCAGGGGCGGCGCGGCCAAAACCGACGCCAAGCGCGCGGCGAGCGTGGTCAATGGGGCCGCGCCGGTCAAGCCGGGATCGAAGCCGCGCGGGCGGCCCAAGAGCAAGCCCGAGTAAACCGGGGAGAGCGCCCCGGCTCGCGGAGGGCGATCCCGGCCCCTCCCGCCGTCAACGTGCTACGCCCTTGGCTTTTTCGTAGCTCCGCGCTCCCACAAGCCCGAGCATCCCGAGGACGAGCGGCGTTAGCTCCGACAGATCGAGGCGCGGGGCCGCGACTGCCACGCCGAGGAGCGACAGCCCCCACGTCCCGAGCGGGGCGATGACGTACTGGTAGGCGAAGGCGGCGGCGCAGGTCCAGCCGAGAGCGGGCCGCCAGTTTCCCGCGAAGCCACCCCGCGCCACTTCGGCTGCATCCACGGCAGCCTGAGCCGCCATAACCTGCGCGTCTACTTCGGCGAGTTTCATTTCAAGATCGGCCTGCTTGGTAGGATCAAGGACGGCCTGCCCCGTGATGGCGGCGCGAATGTCCAGAGCAGCTTTGCCCACGCCCGCGACGGCCTCGCCGAGGCCCTTGGTATCTATGTTTACGGCTGGCATATTATCTCCTAATTAGACACTCTCTGAAAACTGATAATGTGGATAATCTGGGGCGATTCCGTCGTGCGCCATCGTCCAATCCCCGCCCCACTCGAAACCATGCCGCTTGAACGCCGCTGCGATCTTTGTCCAGCGCGGGTCCGATCCTTCTGGCCACACAGGGCGGCCGTTCTCGGCAGGCACCACGTCTAGGGCGGTCCCTACCTGGTGCGCGCTTCGACCCGTGCCACCCTCGGACTGCTTCCGACCATCGGCATTGGTGACAGTATAGCCATTTTCTGCCGCGCCAATGGGTGCCAGCATCGCGATAGCTCGCGCGGCATTGACGACGCCTATCGGCTTGCGGCCTTGGCACCAAAGCGCGTATTGTTCGTCAGCGGTTCGGCGCGTCGAGGTGACAGCGCAATCGACGCATGCGGCGGCCAGTTCGGCAAGCGCGGAGCGGGCAGCTGCGGCCGGGCCAATGAGTAGCGCATCAAGACTTTTATTCACGGCGTGCTCCCCTTAACGATTCCCGCCAGCCCGAGCACCGCTGCAACGGCTATGCCCACCCACGTCGCGATGACCCCGCCTTTCTTGTCGTGCGTCTCCACATGCCTATCGATGCGCCCTTCGAGAGCATCCACGCGCTCGCACGAGGCCAGACCGTCGAGGCGCTGCATGATCGCTTGCGTTCGTTCGTCGATTCGGGCAAGCATGGCCTTATCGTCTGCGTCTTCCATCACTTAACCTCGTATCTTATAGACTTGGTGCCAAAACGGGTAACGCGCGACATAAGCCGCCAGTAATCGTATTCAATAAGTATTTCGATCTCGGCGGGGTTATAATAAAATCCCAATCTTTGAGGGTCAAGGTATTTCCCTTTATATTTTACAATCGCATGATCTATTCCCGGTTCGTGGATGCCAATCATCAAGGCTTCTGGACCAAGCAAATATACCATATAGACAGCAAGGTCTTCGCAATCGCCTTCACCATCGGCCTCAAGTTCTGCGGGGCTTTTCCAGTAATCTTCTCCTGCTGGCTCGGCATGAAAACGAAATGAGGAAACGACTATCCATGCCTCATCTAAGCTTTCCTTCCCAGCGACATATCCCATGGTATTAATTGCGAATGGTGAACAAGAGGTAAGGACGCAAAAAAACACGCATGTGATAATTACTCGGCCCATGAGTTTGCCCATGCGTCAAATATATCATAAGATTTCGGAATCTGCATCATGAATTATAGCCGCCCGCTGCGGTATCTGCGCAGGCATTCGTGGTTCCGGCATCGGCATATGATACATAATAAGCCGCAGTCGTATTGTTTGTACTCTTGTTACCAAGACACGATTTACATGCCCTAAATCCATACCCCGACCCTCCCCCTGTTGCGGTGACGCTATCTGCAACGCAATCCGTAACCCGCTTAGCGCCAGAGAATCCCGCAGCTATCCCGGCGGCGGAGGTAGAAATCAAGGTAGCACTACAGTTTGTTAATATTCCGTTAATCGAATACCCGAAAAACCCAACCGTAACACCTGCAAACTGATTTTTTATTCTCGTTGCGCTAACGTTTCTTATATTCGCATCTGCGCTGGTATACATAAATACACCTATCACTGTATTTATGTTTCTATTGGTATCACTGCCGTCAATAATAAAATCGCGCAATTCTACACCGGCAGCATTTATGTATATACAATAACTGGACCCGGCTTCATCGTATTCGCCGAATGTTATAATCGTCCTGCTGCCACCGCCCGCTAATGTTATGTTTGCTTTTACCTCGATCTTGGCTGCTAGTAAATAAGTACCTTGGGTCAGTTCGACGCGCCCACCGCCCCACGTCTGAGCAACATAATCAATGGCAGCATTAATCTGAACATCGTCAGCCGTGCCGTCGCAGTAGTAGTCCGCCGTGCCGTGGTAGCCATAGGCCGCGACCACGACATTGTTGCTCCGCCGAGTCCGGCGTCCCGGAGCGCCTCCGCCCTGCGCACGTGCCGCATAAAGCGTCGTCTTCGTCCAGCCCTCGACGACCTCGCGAAACATTGCTATGGTGTGGCCGATGGTACCCGCGCGCTTTTCGCATTGCACATCATAGCATTCGGCAGTGACGTCGATATATTCGTTTGTGTCCGCTGTCCCGAGTTGCAGCCGATACCATTCGCCCGTTTCGTACCATGGCGCAATGCCTTTTATCGAGATTGCATAAATGTGTTTAGGTGTCTGCGTGTATTTGTACCAATAGTCGGCGAGTTTATCGACCTGCGCGGCAGTTATGATGTAATCATTCGATATGGTCTTAACCTTTTCGCCGTTGCGTCGAATATCATCATCGCGCTTGAGCTTGTCCGATACGAGGGCTTTGTCATAGCGCATAATGCGCTTCCCATAAATGGACAGACCCGTCATGTAGACATCATACCCGCGATTGTTTTGGATCGTCACGAGCGCGCGATC
The Vicinamibacterales bacterium genome window above contains:
- a CDS encoding M15 family metallopeptidase, translated to MNKSLDALLIGPAAAARSALAELAAACVDCAVTSTRRTADEQYALWCQGRKPIGVVNAARAIAMLAPIGAAENGYTVTNADGRKQSEGGTGRSAHQVGTALDVVPAENGRPVWPEGSDPRWTKIAAAFKRHGFEWGGDWTMAHDGIAPDYPHYQFSESV
- a CDS encoding 3TM-type holin translates to MPAVNIDTKGLGEAVAGVGKAALDIRAAITGQAVLDPTKQADLEMKLAEVDAQVMAAQAAVDAAEVARGGFAGNWRPALGWTCAAAFAYQYVIAPLGTWGLSLLGVAVAAPRLDLSELTPLVLGMLGLVGARSYEKAKGVAR